The following proteins are encoded in a genomic region of Neovison vison isolate M4711 chromosome 12, ASM_NN_V1, whole genome shotgun sequence:
- the AVPR1A gene encoding vasopressin V1a receptor: MGSMRVSGGSAAVSADNSSEWWPLSADGANRSGEVEAPGGGRSPPGDVRDEELAKAEIAVLAVTFVVAVLGNSSVLVALHRTPRKTSRMHLFMRHLSLADLAVAFFQVLPQMCWDITYRFRGPDVLCRVVKHLQVFGMFVSPYMLVVMTADRYIAVCHPLKTLQQPTRRSRLMIAAAWVLSFVLSTPQYFVFSMVEVDNVTKAIDCWATFIQPWGPRAYVTWMTGGIFVAPVVILGTCYGFICYHIWRNVRGKTALRPGKGAEGASGALHKGFLLAPCISSVKTISRAKIRTVKMTIVIVTVYIVCWAPFFILQMWSVWDDKLVWIESENPAVTITALLASLNSCCNPWIYMFFSGHLLQDCIQSFPCCQSMKQTLNKEDSDSVSRRQTSYTNNRSLTNSMVTWKDSPKFSKSVKFIPVSTSAHIHAA, from the exons ATGGGTAGCATGCGTGTCTCCGGAGGTTCCGCCGCGGTGTCCGCGGACAACTCCAGCGAGTGGTGGCCTCTGTCCGCGGATGGTGCCAACCGTAGCGGAGAAGTGGAGGCGCCTGGGGGAGGCCGCAGCCCTCCGGGGGACGTGCGCGACGAGGAGCTGGCCAAGGCGGAGATCGCCGTGCTGGCTGTGACTTTCGTGGTGGCCGTGCTGGGGAACAGCAGTGTGTTGGTCGCGCTGCACCGCACGCCCCGCAAGACGTCCCGAATGCACCTCTTCATGCGTCACCTCAGTCTGGCCGACCTAGCCGTCGCTTTCTTCCAGGTGCTGCCGCAGATGTGCTGGGATATCACCTACCGCTTCCGCGGACCCGACGTCCTGTGCCGCGTGGTGAAGCATCTGCAGGTGTTCGGCATGTTCGTATCGCCCTACATGCTGGTGGTCATGACTGCCGACCGCTACATCGCTGTGTGCCACCCGCTGAAAACGCTGCAACAGCCAACGCGCCGCTCGCGCCTCATGATCGCCGCTGCCTGGGTGCTGAGCTTCGTGCTTAGCACGCCACAGTACTTCGTCTTCTCCATGGTCGAGGTGGACAACGTCACCAAGGCCATTGACTGCTGGGCCACCTTCATCCAACCCTGGGGTCCCCGCGCCTATGTGACTTGGATGACAGGTGGCATCTTCGTGGCGCCCGTGGTCATCCTGGGCACGTGCTATGGCTTCATCTGCTACCACATCTGGCGCAATGTCCGCGGAAAGACGGCTTTGCGCCCGGGAAAGGGCGCGGAGGGCGCCAGTGGCGCCCTCCATAAAGGGTTCCTGCTCGCGCCCTGTATCAGCAGCGTGAAAACCATTTCCCGCGCGAAGATCCGCACCGTGAAGATGACTATTGTGATCGTGACAGTTTACATCGTTTGCTGGGCCCCCTTCTTCATCCTCCAGATGTGGTCTGTCTGGGATGACAAACTTGTCTGGATCG AATCGGAAAACCCAGCCGTCACCATCACGGCGttactagcttccctgaatagttGCTGCAATCCTTGGATCTACATGTTTTTCAGTGGCCATCTCCTGCAAGACTGCATCCAGAGTTTCCCATGCTGCCAAAGCATGAAGCAAACATTGAACAAAGAAGATTCTGACAGtgtgagcagaagacagacttcTTACACAAACAACCGAAGCCTGACCAACAGTATGGTTACATGGAAGGACTCGCCCAAGTTTTCCAAGTCCGTCAAATTCATTCCTGTTTCCACCTCAGCCCACATTCATGCAGCCTGA